The Hevea brasiliensis isolate MT/VB/25A 57/8 chromosome 1, ASM3005281v1, whole genome shotgun sequence DNA segment TTATCCACAATCATATATTTCACAGTAATTAAATCTTCATCACCTCTCTACTCCATTTGTTAAGTACTAGTACATATGAGACTCGAACTGAGACTTCATAGAGGCGACTGGAGTACTTCTATATCTTTAAGTACTTCCAACTCCAGCTTATGTTAATTACTTTAATTGCATCACACAGGGCTTGGTTCTGTTAACCTTATCAGTCTCAATAATCCCTATGAGTCACCGTGAAGCTGTGTTCTTTCTCGCTCTTTATATACTAGCTATTGGTGAAGGTGGACACAAGCCATGTGTGCAGACTTTCGCTGCGGATCAGTTCAATGAGGAGAAGCCGGAGGAGAAGGCAGCCAAGAGCTCATTCTTCAACTGGTGGTACTTGAGCATAGTAATTGGTGCTACCACAGCAGTCTTGTTGGTCATTTACGTCCAGGTATCCAAATTTTTTCAATCGCTAGACAATTCAAAGTTGAAATATTACATGTGCTTTGTAGCTTTCAGCGAGACACACCAGTATCACTAGCTAAAGCTTGTTATTCTGTtgacatatttgtatttcatggaGTGGATATGCCATTAACGCAATTGATATGGAATTAACTTAACAACTTTGCTGAAACGTACCATGTGAATAGGATAATGTTGGATGGACACAAGGGTTTGGAATATTGGCAGGAGCAGTAGCGGTGGCGTTGATTATATTCTTGGTAGGAATAAAGAGATACAGGACACAGGCACCTGTTGGGAGTCCATACACGGCAGTGGCACAAGTGCTGATAGCTGCGGCACGGAAGCGGCGCGTGAGTGAGACGCGGCAGGGATGGGGTATTTGTTATGAAGATGATGAGAAAGATGTGGCTGACCACATCGAGAGTCAACGCAGGGTTCGGACATTGGCTCGCACGAACCAATTCAGGTATGGGCCAATTCTAAAAGGATAATCAAATTTTAGCGTTGGTACAAAAAGTCAGCTCTTGTCCTCATTGCCTGAATTGAAATTAAGCACAAGGAGTTAATGGCTTAATGCTATTCGTTGGGGTCTTATCAGGGTTTCCTTGACCAGCTGCAAACACAATACAAATCTCGCCCTTGAAGACAAATCTTACAAGCAGaccttgaattttttttaaagaattttgcTAATTGTAGTGATGAACAGTATCATAGTTATACTTTATGCGTGTCAATGAATTTTCACTCAATGTTATTGGTATCATTTTCGGAACCCTAAAGTCTTGAATTTGATCCCAAAATCTTGTTTGTGCCATATTCCATGTTGACTTGCTGTGGAatgaaatttttgcaaaatttgttTAGTCTTCGTCAGTGAGTCACGGTCTGAATAAGGAGGGAGTTGACCTTGGTCTAGTGCTAATGGAGCATGGCACGTGCACACACAGATGAGCTGAGATATTATTACATAATATGACCTATTTGATATAATAATACTCTGTAGCCAAATTGATTTATGTTGTTCACTACTTATCTTGACAGTGTTCAATGCAGTAAACTCAGCCATGGTGCACAAATACACACAAAAAGAGGAAGATGCAGGAATCTCAATTCATAGCATCCTCCACTGTAAAATAAACACTCACAACCACATATACATATGTTGAatagttaattattaaaaatagtgGAGAAGTCtttctctataaaaataaataaataaataaattattattatctcAGTGATTTTAAGACTGTGAAGTCTCATGTTTAATTTCGATATAACTCCTTAATGCTTTCAGTTACaaagtgaaattaattaatattatgtgTTCAGGTTCTTGGACAAGGCAATGATAATTGACAACATTGATGCTTCAAACAATACCAGAAATCCATGGCGGCTCTGCACCCTAAATCAAGTGGAAGAAGTGAAGTTAGTCCTTCGCTTGATCCCCATATGGTTAAGCTGCTTAATGTTCACAGCCATAATAGTTCAAACCCACACATTTTTCACCAAGCAGGGTAGTACAATGATCAGAACAATAGGACCAAACTTCCAGCTTCCTCCAGCCTCACTTCAATCCCTTATAGGCATCACAATCCTCATCGCCGTCCCAATATACGACCGATTTTTTGTCCCGATAGCAAGAAAAATAACAGGACACCCTTCTGGCATAACCATGCTTCAAAGAATAGGCTTTGGCTTGTTTCTATCCATTCTTGAAATGGTAGTATCAGCTCTAGTAGAGGCTAAAAGGGTAAGCATTGCAAAAGACCATGGGCTCATGGAGACCCCAAAAGCGATAGTACCAATGAACGTTTGGTGGTTGCTCCCACAGTACATTATCAGTGGACTAGCAGATGTGTTTGCAGTGATTGGATTACAAGAACTGTTCTATGATCAAATGCCAGAAGCTATGAGAAGCATGGGAGCAGCTGCATATTTAAGCATACTTGGACTTGGGAGTTTCATAAATACTGCGGCTATATCTCTAGTGCAGGCTATTACCTCTAGGCGTGGAGGTGTTTGGCTTGGAGATAATCTGAATCGTGCACATCTTGATTACTTCTACTGGGTATTGGCAGTAATAAGTGCTTTAAATTTGTGTGTTTTTATATGGGTTGCTAATCGTTTTGTGTACAAGAAAGTTGAAGATGAGGAAACAGAGGAGGAGAAAGGAGCAGAATCTTGAAGAGCATTTGAATGTGAAGGATGTTTGGCTCCCTAATATCCAATGAATTGATGAGAATCAACAACTAAGCCAGTTTGGCATTGTGGGATGGTTTAGGTGCACTAAGATCTCAGGTTTTCTGTAAAATCCTCCAGCTCGCAACGCCAAACTGGGCGTTTATTGAAATGTATATGGTATGGGATCCCATCACAGGCAATATTTAAACGGGCTTTCTAGGTGAGTCTCTAGTCTCTGTTACTACCAAGTGCTTTTATTAACTGGTTCTGTAATGCTAATTATAACAATGCTAAAGAAAACGAGTCATGATGGGTCAACTTAGACTATTGCcttttattatgaaaataaagtaaaaaaatatatataaataattatatttttatgctAATTATAGAATACACTGGAAATACTAAATTTCAGTGCTCTCTCAGAAATAAAATTTCACTTTTTCTATGTTAATAAGGAGTGAGactcataattttataaataaataattatatttgtgTATTATATTTTgtcaatttatcaaaataaacgACAATTTGGAGAGACAATTAAGGGAGGAATTACACACTTGCAAGAAACCATACAATTAATTTTGATATGCTTTTGTATAATTTCCAGGAGATCACTAATTAACTAATAGGGATAAGCCTCAATAATTGAAACTAGGGCTGGAATTTTGATAATCCTGATGCTGGGAAAGCCTGCTTTCTCCAGCAAAATTTTCCATTCTGCCTCACTCCTTTCCTTGGCATTGATTTGAACCATCATCAACAGATCAAATCTCACTCCTGTGTCATCAAACAGGTCACTCCCTTCTGGACTTAAAACTGCTTCAATGATTATAACCTTTCCTTTCTTCTGATCTGATATGGCTTCTCTACAATTTTTAAAGATTTTGATGCAATCTTAATCATTCCAACAGTGCAATACCCACTGCAATATTCCACAAATTAACACCAAGAAGTTGAAGTACATATAGCTATGAAacacaatttataaaatttcaatacATATAACAACAGGTTATGATAATATTGTGAATTTGGCATACAGCAAACTTAAGACGTAAATATATAAGATGAGAAAAGCTTAAACTCGATCTATTGAACGATGAGATCTACAATATTAGCTCATAAAAATCGTGTTTAACGaggtataatttaaatatatgatCTCATCATACACATTATGTTCTTGAGTTTATGATAAATATAAGATTTAGGCAAAAATTATCCTATAGATATAACGTTACCTTCAAGATAAGGGCATCAGCTGGAGGAAAGCCGGCAAACATATCACCGGCAACATGAGGTACACCGACGTACTCGGGTGCCTTAGCGACCACAAGTGGAAGATCAAAGTTGATACCTTTGATATGGGATGAGCCTTCATAATCTCACTCACCATTGCCTCAATCCCACCTCCAACATACACAAGCGTTTCTATTCCATTGAACTCTTCTTCATAGCTCGTCTTTACTGCTTCCACAATGATCTTTGATGCACCAGCAATAGCCTGGTTGAATAAATTACTGAAATCAGGATTGGCTGCTGGAAATTTCCAGTTATGTTGAGCATTATGAGACTTGGCCAACCCACTACCTCCTTCCTTCACGATATCAGCGAGGTGATGCCAAGATTCAAACAAATACGGATGGTGCTCTAAGAGAAAAAAAGGTGCAAGACTCATTTCTGAATTGCCTAGTAGCCATTTGGAAGAGTTGGTAAGGCCATAGAGAGTTTCACCACCAACTTCTATTGAACTGAAGATTTCTCGGCGAATTAACAGGGTCATTACTCGTGAGAGGCGATCAGTGTCCAGAGAAGAGTGGTTGGTAGCTTTAGCAATGGAGGACAAAGAGAGAGGGCGGCCATGGGAGTTTATTATATTATGGATGCCTAGCGGCAGCACACGCTTGAGGGCCATGCCATCCACAAACCCAAAGATGCACTGCCATATGGTGGCTTGTCCTCTCAACACCTCCCCTTCAAACCCCATCTCTGGCCTGCCCATTCCAGTCTTCCCACTCGACCTAGTTCAAGAGAGGCCTGCCGTGAGTTACAGTGATTATTTGGAAGGACACACACGAAAATATGTGAAATTATTCCCTGAATCCCTGAAATTATTCTAAATCAAGACATTCACGTGtatttagtaatttttttttaaattaatttaagaaCAATCTTTTGctttttaatattacaaaaaattctctaatttttttacCTTATTacgaattttaatataatttttataacattGGAATTTCTAatatttcaaaattataattttatttatttaaataattaatgttttataaataatacttttgcagTTATATTATGCGTATATTTTTCAGTCTACAAATTtatccctatatatatatatatatatatatattatggactaataatttcatttattgaaagaaaattaaaatataagcCTTATGTCACTGCCAACATTCAAAATTGCTAAGCCGGAGGGCTAGAAGGGGATAGTCAAGAATGTGGCATTATTAAGATTAATTACAAAAGATTTTTCGAATATATTAGTGAGTAAGTTGACCATatgcaattatttatttattttttttataagaagTAACAATAATTGATGTTCTTCATCAAATGCCTACCTTGCTACTCATTATGTATATGTGCAATGTTTCTTCAATGGTTCCTAAGCATGTACATGAATCATCCACACTAATtgcaattttttatttattcaaagcaATTAATTAAAGGGTAAATTACTATTtgattatttaaatttgataaaaatttgtaatttattttctgTATTTCAATAATcaagtaatttaatttattaaatttgacaAAACCTACAAGACCTATAAATTAtagattttgccaaatttcagaaattaaattatttaattttaaaaatataaaaattaagttatagattttatcaaattttaaaaattaaattatttgattttataaatataaaaattaaattataaattttgtcaAACCAATTAAATTATAGTTTATCATCAGTCAATATATTCAAATTTGACAAAGactttattttttaaagaaaaaaaatattgctTATTGCGTGCATGCATGCCATTtgtaattttttatgtaaaaaaaatatttttttaaaacaatCTACAGATATCTATATAAATATTCtttgtttcaaaaaaaaaaattaaatattaatatgataTCGAACCTCAGTTGGATTGTGAGTTTTAATCACTTATaaaattgtataattaaaattGTATTAAGTTAAATACAGATTAATTGTCAAGTGACAATTACGTGATAGTATTGATAGATGAATTGGGCTAAGAAGGCGTTTGATTCATCTATTAAATATAGCTGATAGTTAATAGACACCAAAATAAGTGAATTAGAGAATTtgataagtttaaaaaaataaaactaataacTGATGAGTAATTAATTTGGTACCAATCAGTTACGAtttatatcaattttattttttatattgacTGGTATTAATTTGGTACCAATCA contains these protein-coding regions:
- the LOC110667419 gene encoding protein NRT1/ PTR FAMILY 5.4 — protein: MDGIEDGHEHTKKLSAAAARKPSKGGWNSAIFIIVVEVAERFAFYGLSGNLITYLTNDLHESTATAAKNVNTWIGVSSIFPILGAFLADSFLGRFKTILLSTIIYFTGLVLLTLSVSIIPMSHREAVFFLALYILAIGEGGHKPCVQTFAADQFNEEKPEEKAAKSSFFNWWYLSIVIGATTAVLLVIYVQDNVGWTQGFGILAGAVAVALIIFLVGIKRYRTQAPVGSPYTAVAQVLIAAARKRRVSETRQGWGICYEDDEKDVADHIESQRRVRTLARTNQFRFLDKAMIIDNIDASNNTRNPWRLCTLNQVEEVKLVLRLIPIWLSCLMFTAIIVQTHTFFTKQGSTMIRTIGPNFQLPPASLQSLIGITILIAVPIYDRFFVPIARKITGHPSGITMLQRIGFGLFLSILEMVVSALVEAKRVSIAKDHGLMETPKAIVPMNVWWLLPQYIISGLADVFAVIGLQELFYDQMPEAMRSMGAAAYLSILGLGSFINTAAISLVQAITSRRGGVWLGDNLNRAHLDYFYWVLAVISALNLCVFIWVANRFVYKKVEDEETEEEKGAES